From a single Maritimibacter sp. DP1N21-5 genomic region:
- a CDS encoding helix-turn-helix transcriptional regulator yields MDQYSEPGVDATFSALSDPTRRGVLDTLAQGDASITDLAARFSMTLTGMKKHVGVLERAGLVSTQKIGRTRTCRLGARDLSQEAAWIEDHRLRWAARFDALDTVIQEISQEDESHGKDA; encoded by the coding sequence ATGGATCAGTATTCAGAACCCGGCGTCGACGCCACCTTTTCCGCGCTGTCGGACCCGACCCGGCGCGGTGTCCTCGACACGCTTGCGCAAGGCGACGCCTCGATCACCGACCTCGCTGCGCGTTTTTCCATGACCCTGACAGGGATGAAGAAACATGTCGGCGTGCTGGAGCGCGCGGGACTCGTCTCCACGCAAAAGATCGGGCGAACCCGGACGTGCCGGCTTGGCGCGCGCGATCTTTCTCAGGAGGCCGCGTGGATCGAGGACCACCGCCTGCGCTGGGCCGCCCGCTTCGATGCGCTCGACACTGTCATTCAAGAGATTTCACAAGAGGATGAGTCACATGGCAAAGACGCTTGA